The Devosia sp. SD17-2 genome includes a region encoding these proteins:
- the cysQ gene encoding 3'(2'),5'-bisphosphate nucleotidase CysQ, giving the protein MSVSPSLATRSLTEIAVEAAIAAAEVIMAVYARPIHAVAKSDGSPVTEADAAAEAIIIEHLAPTGLPILGEESVAAGIIPVLGERYFVVDPLDGTKEFIKRNGEFTVNIGLIEHGTPVMGVVLAPVTGELFVGDRDGAWSGVIRNGVLQERQTIEVGSRARLRIVASRSHGHEALDQLCRTLDVEADVSVGSSLKFCLLARGDAQLYPRFTPTCEWDTAAGQAVLEAAGGSVVTLDGQPMRYGKHELGFLNPYFVAANSMTLAQRAAEEMRSLLG; this is encoded by the coding sequence ATGAGCGTTTCGCCCAGTCTGGCGACCCGTTCGCTGACCGAGATTGCCGTTGAGGCCGCCATTGCAGCGGCAGAAGTGATCATGGCGGTCTACGCCCGCCCGATCCATGCCGTGGCGAAATCGGACGGATCGCCGGTGACCGAAGCCGATGCGGCGGCCGAAGCGATCATCATCGAACATCTGGCGCCGACCGGCCTGCCGATCCTGGGCGAAGAAAGCGTGGCGGCTGGGATCATACCGGTTCTGGGCGAGCGCTATTTCGTGGTCGATCCGCTGGATGGGACCAAGGAATTCATCAAGCGGAACGGCGAGTTCACGGTCAATATCGGGCTGATCGAACATGGCACGCCGGTGATGGGCGTGGTGCTGGCGCCGGTGACGGGCGAGCTATTCGTTGGCGACCGGGACGGCGCCTGGTCGGGTGTTATCCGCAACGGCGTGCTGCAGGAGCGGCAGACGATCGAAGTGGGCTCGCGGGCGCGGTTGCGGATTGTCGCCAGCCGTTCGCATGGGCACGAGGCGCTGGACCAGCTTTGCCGCACGCTCGATGTCGAGGCGGATGTGTCGGTCGGCTCGTCGCTGAAGTTCTGCCTTCTCGCGCGTGGAGACGCACAGCTTTACCCGCGCTTTACGCCAACTTGCGAATGGGACACCGCGGCGGGCCAGGCAGTGCTAGAAGCTGCAGGGGGAAGCGTTGTGACGCTGGATGGCCAGCCGATGCGCTATGGCAAGCACGAGCTGGGATTTCTCAATCCCTATTTCGTGGCGGCGAACAGCATGACGCTGGCGCAGCGAGCCGCAGAAGAGATGCGCAGCCTTTTGGGATGA
- a CDS encoding PadR family transcriptional regulator codes for MNVRTLCLSILYEGEATGYDIRRLSVDGEFAYFVEASFGSIYPALAKLEQEGLVTSRTVPQPGKPARKIYSITDAGRAEFAEELLGPLGDDVYRSPFLLLARFARILPKELVEQRANEHLKRLSESRQKLDDVSTNDGCTAADRWVINYGRSVLDVAETYLRTHMHELTELAKADPRKDAAE; via the coding sequence ATGAATGTCAGGACGCTGTGCCTGTCGATCCTCTACGAGGGCGAGGCTACGGGATATGATATCCGCCGCCTGAGTGTGGACGGCGAGTTTGCCTATTTCGTCGAAGCCAGCTTCGGCTCGATCTACCCTGCCCTGGCCAAGCTGGAGCAGGAAGGGCTGGTGACCAGCCGCACCGTGCCGCAGCCGGGAAAGCCGGCGCGCAAGATCTACTCCATTACCGATGCGGGTCGCGCAGAGTTTGCCGAAGAGCTGCTGGGGCCGCTTGGCGACGACGTCTACCGCAGCCCGTTCCTGCTTCTGGCCCGGTTCGCGCGGATTTTACCGAAAGAACTCGTCGAGCAACGCGCAAATGAACATTTAAAGCGTCTGAGCGAGAGCCGACAGAAGCTTGACGACGTATCAACTAACGACGGCTGCACAGCTGCAGACCGCTGGGTGATCAACTACGGACGCAGTGTATTGGACGTTGCGGAGACCTATCTGCGCACCCATATGCACGAACTAACTGAACTTGCGAAGGCCGATCCCCGTAAGGACGCGGCGGAATAG